In Mycoplasma mobile 163K, the genomic stretch CTAAGTAATAAGGAGAAAAATGAAAAAAATCGCAATTAATGGATTTGGAAGAATTGGAAGAGTTATTTTAAGAACAATTCTTTCAGATGCTACAAGTTCAAAAAATATTCAAGTCATTGCAATTAATGACTTAACAGATGCTAATACATTAGCACATTTATTTAAATATGATTCTATTTATGGAAATTTTAATGGGTCAATAAAAGTTGATGAAAAAGCTGAATCATTAATTATTAATGGTCACAAAATCAGAATTTTGTCAGAAAGTGATCCTTTAAAATTACCTTGAGGTGATTTAGGAATTGATTTAGTTATTGAATCAACAGGAAGATTTGCAACTAAAGAACAAGCAAGTCAACATTTAAAATCAGGAGCTAAAAAAGTTTTAATTTCAGCTCCTGCTAAAGGCGCAGGAATTCCAACAGTGGTTCATAATGTAAATCACCAAATTTTAAATGCAAGTGATACAATTATTTCTACAGCTTCATGTACAACAAATTCATTAGCACCAGTTGCACATGCAATAAATAAAGAATTTGGAATAGAATCAGGTTTAATGACAACTATTCATGGTTATACAGCAGATCAAAAATTACATGATGCTCCACACTCAGATTTAAGAAGAGCACGTGCAGCAGCAACTAATATTGTTCCAACTTCTTCAGGAGCAGCCATTGCTATTGGTTTAGTAATTCCTGAATTAGATGGTAAACTAGCAGGAGGTGCTTTACGTGTTCCTGTTATTACAGGTTCAGTAGTGGATTTAACTTTTACAACTACTCAACCAGCTACTGTTAAAGGAATTAATGAAGCAATCAAAAAACATGCAAATGAGTCAATGAGATACGAAACTAATCCAATTGTATCATCTGATATTATAGGCGCAACAGAAGGAACTATTTTTGATTCATTATTAACTCAAGAAATAAGTTCAAAAAATGGTAAGAAATTGTTTAAAATTACAACTTGATATGATAATGAAAGTTCATATGTAAACCAAGTAGTAAGAACTTTAAATTATTTTCTTAAATTAAATTAATTGATTTTGTATTTTATATAATTTAAAACAAGCTTTTTTGCTTGTTTTAAATTATTTTTTCAAAAATAAGATTTTGAATTAAAAATTGTTATAGTACCAAATATTTTGAAAGGAATTTAAATATGGAATCAGGAATAAGGCCAGGAGCAAGCAAATTATTGGGTTTTTTTAGTTGACAAGGTAACAATTGATCATTTGAGCAATCATCGTGGCTCTCTTATTTAATTATAGCTATTGCTTTTTTTATTATCTTTTTAATGATGATTTATAAAGTAAGAATTTATCAATACATTAATTTTCAATCAAATAATTCTAAAATTCTAAAAATTTTTCCTTCTAAGGATTCGCTTTTTCAATTTATAGGTTATTTCGGAATGTTTTTTTTCTTACTTAGAATTATTCTTTTAGCAGTAAGTGGATACCCTAATCAATGAGAATTATTGCCTCTTCATTTTTGTAGACTATTTTTGTTTTTAATTTTTTTAGCTTTTATTTTTAAAAAACATGAATTTATTAAATATTTTGCATTTTTATCTATTGGTGGAGCCATTATAGGTTTATTTATTTCAGATTTATCTAATTCACCTTTTTGAGGTCAGGCAAATGAGCTTTTTCCTGAACAATTTGGTAGAGGTGGTTTTGATATAGGATTAGATTCTTATATTTTTTGAGATTATTTTTTAGCTCATTCGATTGCTTTAATTATTCCTGTTTTTGTTTTAACAATTTTGAAAGTAAAAATTACTAAAAGAGATTCACAAATTTCAATCATCATTTCATTTATATTTACAATTTTTATTTTCTTTTTAAATTGGTTATTATTTGAATATGCTTCAAGAGAATGAAAAAGTAATTATTTTTACATTGGAAGATTGGTACAAATAACAATTTTTGGTAAATTAAGTGAATGACCCCTTTCTTTACTTACATATATAGTTTTAGGGATTATAATTTATTATTTAATTTTTTGAATTTGAATTTTTCAAGATAAATTTTCATTTGAAGTATCAAAAAAATATTTAATCAAAAAAATAAGTTTAAATAAGAGTCAAAATTGAATATTTTACAATTCAAAATATTTTGTGGATTTAACAAAATTTAGAAATAAGTAATTTTTGCAATTCTTGTTTTATTATTAATATCTTTAAGGTAACTAACTTGGATAAAGTCAATTTTGTTAATAAATTTGACTTTATCAGTATCTATTTCAAGTAACAAAACTCCATTACTTTTTAAAAATTTTTTTGCAGAAAAAATAATTTTTTCAATAATTTCAAATCCTTCTTTTTTTGCAAAAAGAGCTAAATGTGGTTCATATTTCGAAACACTTTCATCTAAAACATTTTTATGGCTTAAATAAGGTGGATTAGACACAATTAAGTCAAATTTTTTCTCAATTTTTTCGAATAGATCACTTTTTAAAAAAAATATATCAAGATTATTGATTGCAACATTTTCTTGGATTTGTCTAATTGATTCTTCAGATATATCTGAAGCCATGACATTAATTTTTGGAAAATGCTTTTTTATTGCTAAAGCAATAAAACCAGAACCTGAGCATAAATCCAAAACATCTAAATTATTGTTATTTTCAAGATATTTATATGCTTCCAAAATTAACTCTTCAGTTTCGTATCTAGGAATTAAAACAAAATGATTTACATGAACAATTACATTTTGCATTTCAATAAAACCCATTATTTTTTGGATGGGAAAATTCAAATTAAGCATTTTTAACTCTTTTTCAGAAATTTCTTCTTTTAATTTATATCTTCTTTTTTCTTTTAATAAATCTTCAATTGTTGGCATATGTTTTTATAAATTAGCTTCTTTTATTTTTTCAGCTTGTTCTTCAGCATGTAAGGCTTCAATAATATTATTTATTTTTCCCTCCATAGCAATTTTCAAGGAAGTTGAAAATCCAATTCTATGATCAGTTATTCTATCTTGAGGGTAATTATAAGTTCTAATTTTTTCACTTCTTGCTCCAGATCCAGCTAATTTTCTAAATTTTCCTGTTTCTTCATTTCTTTTTTTGATTTCTAAATCATAAAGTTTTGATTTCAAAATTTTAAGTGCACTTTCTCTATTAGATATTTGGCTTTTTTCATCTTGTGAGCTAACAACAATACCACTCGGTAGATGTGTGATTCTAACAGCACTATCAGTTGTGTTAACGGATTGGCCACCTGGACCAGAAGATCTGAAAGTATCAATTTTTAAATCCACCGGATTTATTTCTACTTCTGCAACATCATCAACTTCTGGCATAACAGTAACTGTTGTTGTAGATGTATGGACTCTTCCTTGAGTTTCTGTTACAGGAATTCTTTGAACTCTATGAACTCCTGATTCAAATTTTAGTTTAGAATAGGCCTTGTCTCCTTCAACAAGAAAAGTAACTTGAGAAAAACCTCCTGAAGAAGCATTAGCATAATCAAGCAATTTTAACTTCATTTTATTAATATCTGCTCATTTGTTGTACATTTTAAGTAAATCACCTGCAAAAATATTAGCTTCATCTCCACCTGCAGCACCTCTAATTTCTATGATAACATTTCTCTCATCATTTTCATCTTTAGGTAAAATTAAAATTCTCAATTTTTTTTCTAATTCTTGATTTTCTAATTCAGATTTGTGAATTTCATTTTTTGCAAAAGAAACCATTTCTTCATCTTTTTCATCAAGAAGAATTTTTGCATCTTTGATTGTTTGTTCGTTAATCAAAAATTTATTAAAATTTTCTACTATTTCACTAATTGAATTATTTTCTTTTGAGATCTTTGTATATTCTTTTATATTGTTAAAAACTTCAGGTAGTAACAATTTTTTTTCATTTGAATCATATTTTTCTTTAATTGATTTTAAAGATTTATAAAGTGTATCTTCCATATTTGAAATTATATATAAATACAAGAATTTTAAGTTAAATATGTTATCAAAGTAATTCTAATTTCTCAATAATAATGTTTTTAAAAAAATAATAGTGATATCTTCACTATTATTTTTTTAAAAATCAATGTTGTGATAAATTTCTTGAACATCTTCATTGTCTTCTAAAGTTTCTATTCAAGTTTCTAATTTTTCCAATTTTTCTTTTTCGAAACTAACGGTAGTATTTGGTAAATATTGAATTTCAGCGGTGGCATAATTTTCCAAACTAAGAGCTTTATCAATTTTATCTTTTACTTCTTGAAAATTTGAAGGATTAGTTATTATTCTAGAAAAATCTTCAAATGTTTGAACATCTTCAGCTCCAGCATCTAATGCTTCGAGCATTAATTGATCACTATTTTCGTATTCTTCTTTTAGAATATCAAGAACACCTTTACGCTCGAAAATATATGGGATTGAACCACTTTTTCCTAATTGTCCTCCAATTTTAGAAAAAGCAGCTTTTATATTTGATATAGCTCTATTTAGATTGTCCGTTAAACAAATAACTAAAATAATTGCTCCACCAGGAAGAGACCCTGAATAAATTAATTCCTTAAATTCACTTGCATTTTTTGAATTACCTGAAGCCTTTGATAAAGCTTTTTCAATATTTGCTTTAGGCATGGATTGTGCTTTTGCTTTAGAAACTGCTAATCTTAAACTTGGATTTGTTTCGGGATCTGCTCCACCTGGACCAGATGCAGCAACAAAAATCTCTTTTGATAATTTCATAAAAATTTTGCTTCTTGCTGCGTCTTGAGCACCTTTTCTATGTTTAATATTTGCCCATTTTGAATGTCCTGCCATCTATTTTTCCTTTCAATTTCTATTTGGAATCTTTACAAAAATTCTCTTTAATTCAGTTAATGAATGTACCATTTCAATTTCATATTTAATATTTGCCAAAACACTTTCGTTGTTTAAAAAATTTTCTAAATCATTGAAATTGAAATTATATTCTTCAATATTATATAGATTATTTAAGTTTAAATTATTTGGATTATCCAAAATTTCTAAATTTTTTGCAAGTAAATGAATTTCATTAGGATTTAGCTTTGCTAAGGGTGCTAAACTTTCTCTATCAATTTGATAATTTGTAAAAAGACCTAAAAAGTAATCATATAAATTAGCAGGATTTAAAATTATATAACTCATCTCAAGAGCAATTCCATCCAAAACACTAGATCTAATTTTCTCTTTAATCTTTTCTCTTGATTTTTCGTTATCGAAAGTTAAAATATTTTCAAAAGACAAATAAGGAATTGTCAAATCAATTTCATTAAAGTCCAACTTTATTTTTTCCAATAAATTAGTCATTTCTTTTCTGTCATCTTCATTAATTGCATCAATTGGCAAAATCAATGCTAAAGAATTATTAGGAAATGCTTTTTTAGCTAAAAAAGCTAAAATTTTGCTATTTTCTGTTTTGTCTAAAACCAAAATAACTCCTTTTTTATTAGAATTTTTTACTTCAGTTTTTATTCACTGAGTCAAAAAATCAATATATTCCTTCATTATTTATCCTTTAAAATTTTTTTTCTTCAAGCAAGTTCTGTTTTAACAATCTCTTCCAAACTGAATTTTGGTTTAAAATTCAATATTTTTGCAATTTTTGTTGTTGAAGCAACTAAAAAAGCAGGGTCTCCATCTCTTTTAGGATTAATTTCATAATTTAATTTTTTATTAAGTTGTTTTTCAAAAGTTTTAACAACTTCTAATACTGAAAATCCTTTTTCAGATCCAACATTTACAATTAAATTAGTTTTATTTTCAAAAATGTATTTTGCAGCAAGAAAATGAGCATGAGCTAAATCTTGAACATGAATATAATCTCTTATACAAGTTCCATCTTTTGTGTCATAATTATTTCCAAAAATTTTTAGAGAGTCTAATTCATTGAAAACAAAAGATGAAATAGAAGGGATAAGATGAGAAACTTTATGGCCTTTTTTTGGAACTAAACCTATAGAGTTATTTTGATGTGCACCTGCTACATTAAAATAACGCAAAATTGCAAATTTAAAATCATTTACATGAGCATAATCCTGAATAATTTTTTCAGACATTTGTTTGGAAGAACCATATGGATTAATAGGATTTAAATCCTCATCTTCTCTAATCGGTAAATTTGATTTTTGTCCATAAACAGCTGCAGTAGAAGAAAAAATTAAAAACTTTTTATTATTTTCTTTCATAGATTCAAGCAAAATCATTACTCCATAAGTATTATTCAAATAATATTTAAGTGGTTCATAAACACTTTCACTTACAACAATTGATGCAGCAAAATTTATTACAATTTCAATTTCTTTATTTTCATCAAAAATTTTATTTAAAATTTTTTTGTCTTTAAAATCTCCTTCATAAAATTTAGCTTCTGGATGAATAGAAGAATTTGATCCAGTTGTTAAATTATCTAAAATAACAACTTTGTTATTATTTTCAATCAATTCATAAACTGTGTGGCTGCCAATATAACCAGCGCCTCCAATTACTAAATAAGTCATTTATATTACTCCTTTAAATTTATCATTATTAATTATATATTAAAAAAGCATAAAAAAAGCAACGCTCTATTTTCCCATTACTGGTATCTTCGACGCTAAGAGGCTTAACTACTGAGTTCGGAATGGGTTCAGGTGTACACTCTTGCTATAGTTGCTTGTTATTATTATACATAAAAAAAATTTTTTTCAAAAAAATAATACTTTTTTTACTTTATATTTTTTGGAGAAATTTGAATATTTTTTATATATAATTTTTGTAGATTATTTAAAATATCGATAGGAGAAAATATGTCTAAATACAGACCAAAGACAGCAATCGGAAATACAAATTTTACATGAGTAGGAATTTTGTTAACACTTATTTTAGGATATGGAATTGGATTAATTGTCTACTTTTTAGTTAAAATTTTTGACTTAAAAAGTATTATTTGATATATTGTGTTTTTCTTTTTAACACCATTTTCAGGTTTATTTATCTACTGATTTACAAAATCAAATTCATGAATTAGACCAGTATTTTTAAGATTTTCAAAATAGTTTGAACAAAACAAAATTTAAAAAAACAAAGCAAATGCTTTGTTTTTTTAAATTAATTTATTGAATTCATTCTCGTCTAAAATTTTTATTGTATTTATTTTTTGAGCCTTTTCTATTTTTGAACCAGATTTTTCTCCGGTAAGCAAATAATTAATTCTATTGCTAATAGAATTTAAAACATTTCCACCGTTTTTTATTATTAATTCTTTAAAAAAGTCTCTTGGCTTTGAAAGAGTTCCAGTAATTACAAAATTTAAGCCTTGAAGTTTTTTTGATTCAAATTCATTTTCTAAGTTTTTAAAATCCAATCCTAATTCTAAAATTATTTTAATTTCTTCAATTTCATTTTCATCACTAAAAAAACATTTTAAAGAATTGATTGTTTTGCAAGAAATATCTCTAATATTATTCAATTTTTCAAAGTCAAAATTTATCAAATTAGATAGTAATTTGACCTCATTTGCAATTAATTTTGCAGATCTTTCACCAATTTGTTTAATTCCGATAGCAAAAATAAATTTTTCTAAAGAGTTGCTTTTTGATCGATTTATTGATTCAATTAAATTATTAAATGATTTTTCTCCAAAAGAAGGTTGCGATTCTATTAAATTTTTATACTTTTCTAAAAAAAATAAGTCTGAATATTTAGTTAAAATTCCTAGTTTAAAAAATTTTTCAATATTTTGAAAACCTAGACCGAGAATATTCATTGCTTTTTTGGAAGCAAAGTGCTCGATTTTTCTTAACCTAATCATAAGGCATTTTTTGTTTATGCAATATTGATCTACTTCATCTTCTGGTTGAACTAATTTTTCATTACAGGATGTACAATATTCAATTCTTTTAAAAATTGTTTCAGAGTTTTTTTTACTTAAGGAAACAACTTTTGGAATGATTTCTCCTGCTTTAATAATCTTTACATTATCATTTTTATTTAATTTTAGAGATTCTACATATTCATAATTATGAAGAGTTGCAGCGCTAACAAGAGTTCCA encodes the following:
- the gap gene encoding type I glyceraldehyde-3-phosphate dehydrogenase, which translates into the protein MKKIAINGFGRIGRVILRTILSDATSSKNIQVIAINDLTDANTLAHLFKYDSIYGNFNGSIKVDEKAESLIINGHKIRILSESDPLKLPWGDLGIDLVIESTGRFATKEQASQHLKSGAKKVLISAPAKGAGIPTVVHNVNHQILNASDTIISTASCTTNSLAPVAHAINKEFGIESGLMTTIHGYTADQKLHDAPHSDLRRARAAATNIVPTSSGAAIAIGLVIPELDGKLAGGALRVPVITGSVVDLTFTTTQPATVKGINEAIKKHANESMRYETNPIVSSDIIGATEGTIFDSLLTQEISSKNGKKLFKITTWYDNESSYVNQVVRTLNYFLKLN
- a CDS encoding TMEM164 family acyltransferase; the protein is MESGIRPGASKLLGFFSWQGNNWSFEQSSWLSYLIIAIAFFIIFLMMIYKVRIYQYINFQSNNSKILKIFPSKDSLFQFIGYFGMFFFLLRIILLAVSGYPNQWELLPLHFCRLFLFLIFLAFIFKKHEFIKYFAFLSIGGAIIGLFISDLSNSPFWGQANELFPEQFGRGGFDIGLDSYIFWDYFLAHSIALIIPVFVLTILKVKITKRDSQISIIISFIFTIFIFFLNWLLFEYASREWKSNYFYIGRLVQITIFGKLSEWPLSLLTYIVLGIIIYYLIFWIWIFQDKFSFEVSKKYLIKKISLNKSQNWIFYNSKYFVDLTKFRNK
- the prmC gene encoding peptide chain release factor N(5)-glutamine methyltransferase, which produces MPTIEDLLKEKRRYKLKEEISEKELKMLNLNFPIQKIMGFIEMQNVIVHVNHFVLIPRYETEELILEAYKYLENNNNLDVLDLCSGSGFIALAIKKHFPKINVMASDISEESIRQIQENVAINNLDIFFLKSDLFEKIEKKFDLIVSNPPYLSHKNVLDESVSKYEPHLALFAKKEGFEIIEKIIFSAKKFLKSNGVLLLEIDTDKVKFINKIDFIQVSYLKDINNKTRIAKITYF
- the prfA gene encoding peptide chain release factor 1 yields the protein MEDTLYKSLKSIKEKYDSNEKKLLLPEVFNNIKEYTKISKENNSISEIVENFNKFLINEQTIKDAKILLDEKDEEMVSFAKNEIHKSELENQELEKKLRILILPKDENDERNVIIEIRGAAGGDEANIFAGDLLKMYNKWADINKMKLKLLDYANASSGGFSQVTFLVEGDKAYSKLKFESGVHRVQRIPVTETQGRVHTSTTTVTVMPEVDDVAEVEINPVDLKIDTFRSSGPGGQSVNTTDSAVRITHLPSGIVVSSQDEKSQISNRESALKILKSKLYDLEIKKRNEETGKFRKLAGSGARSEKIRTYNYPQDRITDHRIGFSTSLKIAMEGKINNIIEALHAEEQAEKIKEANL
- a CDS encoding YebC/PmpR family DNA-binding transcriptional regulator, with product MAGHSKWANIKHRKGAQDAARSKIFMKLSKEIFVAASGPGGADPETNPSLRLAVSKAKAQSMPKANIEKALSKASGNSKNASEFKELIYSGSLPGGAIILVICLTDNLNRAISNIKAAFSKIGGQLGKSGSIPYIFERKGVLDILKEEYENSDQLMLEALDAGAEDVQTFEDFSRIITNPSNFQEVKDKIDKALSLENYATAEIQYLPNTTVSFEKEKLEKLETWIETLEDNEDVQEIYHNIDF
- a CDS encoding nH(3)-dependent NAD+ synthetase, producing MKEYIDFLTQWIKTEVKNSNKKGVILVLDKTENSKILAFLAKKAFPNNSLALILPIDAINEDDRKEMTNLLEKIKLDFNEIDLTIPYLSFENILTFDNEKSREKIKEKIRSSVLDGIALEMSYIILNPANLYDYFLGLFTNYQIDRESLAPLAKLNPNEIHLLAKNLEILDNPNNLNLNNLYNIEEYNFNFNDLENFLNNESVLANIKYEIEMVHSLTELKRIFVKIPNRNWKEK
- the galE gene encoding UDP-glucose 4-epimerase GalE, which produces MTYLVIGGAGYIGSHTVYELIENNNKVVILDNLTTGSNSSIHPEAKFYEGDFKDKKILNKIFDENKEIEIVINFAASIVVSESVYEPLKYYLNNTYGVMILLESMKENNKKFLIFSSTAAVYGQKSNLPIREDEDLNPINPYGSSKQMSEKIIQDYAHVNDFKFAILRYFNVAGAHQNNSIGLVPKKGHKVSHLIPSISSFVFNELDSLKIFGNNYDTKDGTCIRDYIHVQDLAHAHFLAAKYIFENKTNLIVNVGSEKGFSVLEVVKTFEKQLNKKLNYEINPKRDGDPAFLVASTTKIAKILNFKPKFSLEEIVKTELAWRKKILKDK